Genomic segment of Rhinoderma darwinii isolate aRhiDar2 chromosome 12, aRhiDar2.hap1, whole genome shotgun sequence:
ctccaaaaacatcccaagaagtgcacttcttttccgcagccgtttttttttacgcggccatttttcaaaacggcccgtcGCAACAGAACatggtttttcccattgcaatcaatgggcagatgtttagaggcgtccgaaaaaattttttttagtgaGGGATCCAGTTTGATCTTTTTGCTATGGCCCCCCGCTCTTCTATGTAAACCTCAGGTGGAAAGAATGGAATATAGAGATTATCAGTAAAAGCGCAAATTATCGGTCGTATCAGTTGAATATCTGAGGGTCTATGACTAGATCAGTGGAATTTGATTGGGTGGTTTAGAACAGAAAAttgtaaagagaacctgtcagaaGGGATTTAGGCCTCCAAACCTCTACAATAATGCCCTTGTATACGCTGACCGATGCAGCATAAtgtagaaaaataggtttaaaagCGGCGACTACTATATGCAGATTACGTGAAAAGAGTCATGGGGGTGATGTCGCTCCTCCTACAGTCCCATGACTCTGTCGGCTAATGGGTAGTAAAGCGAGTGTCCTGGCCTCAGACAGGTTCACCTTCACAATGTAACAGATGCCGCCAGGCCAATGCACTTGCTTCTGTACGCATGCGCCAGATGCCGCCGGACCTGGCTCTTGATGATGTATCCTGGCCTGATGGACGTCAAATCAAGCCAGGAAGGGAACCGGCCAACGTGACTGCAGAGGAATTTGCATATAGCGTGCCGTTCCTAAACACCCAGCGTATACAATGGCATCATTGTGAATCTATTACCGCCCTGGATAACAGTTTGGTGGCCTAAATCctcctgacaggttccctttaaggccctgttcacactgaggcttttttatacgttttttgcTGTGGAAATAAACGGCCGACGTTgcgtcctattgatttcaatgggaggtggaggagttTTTATCCCCGCAGGCAGAAAAAACGCTCAAGCAACATGccttatcttgaggcgttttccgcctcaagaaccccactgaaatcaatgggagacggaaaaaaacgcctcgaacgACCGACgcattttttgggcaaaaaatgcTTACGGTTTTTTCCTTTGCCTATTgaagaaaggtaaaaaaaaacgtgtcaaaaaacgcctgtggtgcaaaaccacttccaaaaaaaacggagctgatttttacaggcagaattttctgcccgcaaaaaaactctgtgtgaacataccccaaggagTTCTCACTAGCGTAGTTATAGGGAatgtagaggtagcagtcacacaagGGCCTTGGTGCCTTATGGGGCCCGAAGAcccctctaccacataagaagacaccagtattatacagatcacatagtagatgggggcccggttacaaattttgcattggagcTTCAAGTTTCGCCTCTGGGAATTCTCCTTTAAAATGAATGACCTCCAATATTTTACACAGCTCTACTCATGGATAAGTTGAATGAATTCAAGATGGTTTCATTGCTCTGGGAatttctaaaatatttttttctatcagACATTGGGTTTCATGTATAAACACCGGTGCAGGCAGAGAGTGAAgccgttacccatagcaaccagtcaggaTCCAGCTTGCATTAGAAAATGAAAGacattctgattggttgccatggacaaCAGCTTCACTCTTTATCTGCATCGCTGGCCTCATATATCAATACTGTCGCAGAGTACGGACCATCCTGTCTTGTTATAAGGATTCCCCCACAAAAAGCAGAGCACAGTTTGTCCTTCTCCTGTGACCCCCAGTAATGAGTTGTAATTTGTGGGGGAacacggcagcaagtgttcaattcccctgcagcacccccaTAGGctgaatgaagcattacacacagtgcctattaaaatcaataggctgtACTGGTAACGCACAGACATGTTTGGTCCTCCAAAGCAAAAGGCGCTATTGGTAAAGATGTAGCGCCAATATGATAAACGGCGCACTACTCTATGTACATGAGGCACCATGCTGCGTTATGATATTTATGTAGTGCTCTGCTCTAATAACAAGTGTATTAGAATGGCGCACTACGTAAATAGCATAGCGCGTTGGTCATGTAGGTGCTTACTAAATCTGTACCTGCTCTCGGAAAATAGATAATGGTTCAATGGAGCAAAAAGTGAAAAATTACAACAATGTCCCAAGGGGTTTGAGGCTTTATAGAGCGCCATGGCCCCACGGGTTTGGGAATCAGGGGGGTCCAAGTACATGGACCCCAGCAGAAGCTACCTTTTGATTATCAAAGTAAGCTTTGTAGTGGATTTCCCCCCATAAATAATGATGTGCAAGTGATTATATACTCATGATCAGCAGAAAATCTGCCACATGGTAGGCAATCATTACCTAGTGAAGAATTGGCGCACAGTTTTTTATCATAGCAGCTGAAGCCTTCCCTGGCTCTCCAGCCATAATTTTTTCCTCTCTCTACAATGTCGACTTCTTCAAATTTATTCTGTCCTACATCTCCACAGAACAGACGTCCTTTCCCTTCCTTTGTCTGGGGATCTCCCCTATCAAATGAGCAGCGCCACATGTTCCTCACCCCGTAAGCATAGACTTCGGGCCTGGCAGATGGGTCATTGATAAATGGGTTGTCTGGTGGGATTCGGTAAAGAGGCCCGTGGTTGTTATGATTCACATCAATGCGGAGGACTTTGCCTAATAATGTGGATctggaattgaaaaaaaagagaacaaaaaGGCAGGTCACAATaaagaatggcagaaaaaaaaaaaaaaaaaaaaaaaagaataattctaaaataaaaaaattacttcaGGGCCAAAtgttcaaaatttatatttttacctGAGACGCTTGCTCTACCATCCCCCATATTTACCTACCTGCATATCTCTCAACTTTTGAATCCCCATTTGTGGGGCTTTTTATGTCCTGCCCTGATACGCCAAGGAACTCCCACAAACCTTTACAGAATGCCCACTTTGGGGCATATGTGCATAACCGCCACCCAATCAAGGTACAACTAAAACAGGATAGTCAGGAGGTATGCCTACATGGGGCATATTCTCTTTCCAAAACACGGCCAAGTAGCTTAGTCCTGCACCACCTGGCCATTTTTTGAATAAGAAATACTCCGGACAGCACAGAATCCAACCAAGAGAGTATTTGAATAGCTTGTAATAATGATAATTGGTACTTAGAAGGCTTTATGTAAGCAAGACTATGGGAAAGCAGGATGGTAGAGGGGAATTTCTagcaaaaaacggaaaaaaagtaaaaaaaaaaaaaacaacaacataacaaAAAGAACccaaatacaatataaaaaaaaaaaaaaaaaaaaaaaaaaaaaaaatcttatttattCAATCCCCATTTTGCTTAGAGCCCATATCCTAATCCCTAAACGTCCTCTAAAGTTTTGACAAATGGGCCAGCTGAGTATTTAATAATGGTcaaaataaaacttgaaaattataatttttaaggTCAATCAGCCACATTACATTATCTCGGGATTCCAGAGTTTTCAGCTTACACTATATCATGGCTCCCGTGCTCTTCTCAATTTGTGATATATCTAGAGGACAAATAGCTGGTGAATTATTAGAAACAGGACATAGCACGAAAATTCCCTGAGGATAGAAGTGAATGTTCTTACTTGTTCTGAGCATTTCCAAACTTTCCAAACGGATCTCCAGCCATGCCGCCATCTCCAATAAATATGTAGAGGAAGCCATCATCCCCAAAGAGCACCTCCCCGCCATTGTGATTGGATGCCGGCTCTTCCACCTCCAAGATTatcctaaaaataaaagctaAAATTTAATGACCCAGTTTCCTGCATATACAGGAGATCATTCACTATGAGATTATCCTGATGAGAGTTTTATAGTCCTTGAATCATctcgttaaaaaatatatatttagccATTTTTTGGTTACTCTTGCTTCTAGGAACGTTGGGTGAGATCCAATATGGCTGCACAGGGGTTGTCACTCAGGTAGTTATGCAGTGATATAGGAGCAAAGTAACTAAGTGACAACAACTTTGAGAGTCTCATGGTAACTATATTGGTAGTATTCCAGTTTCCTATAGAGGACTACTCAAAGGCTATCAGAGTGTTTTTGGTTTATTTTGGGGGAAAGGCCCATCAGAGTGCCAAAGCATCCtttggtgggcccaggctctgacaaaATTATGGgccaaggtccagcagaagacaacctaaTTCAGAGCGGACTTTGGAGGCAACCCCTTAACTACAAggatctattttttttaagagcggattcacaaataacttattagtctttattgatgatatgtcctgtgtgtacaaggaTAACAAGTTTACAAATAATTAAAAGTGGAAGTGTACATGTCCTGTATAGATGAGGGCGCCCTCAAAACCATTTCCTAGGGCGGACCCAAGGAATCCCAGTCTGAGCACCATTTTGTGGCAACCAGTAGGGCTTTCATTTCCTTTAGTTTCACGACAGCTCTCTTATGGTCTTCCACACGGACTAGGCTAATAATTTGATCACAAAGTGCCCCCATTCTGGGGCCCCAGCGATCAGTTGATATTTGTGGGGAAACCTAGCAGAAAGTGGTGTTAAATTTTCctgcagccccaccacaggggaaatgaagcattacacatgtccattaatatcaatggtttgtctgtaatgcaggacaggacaggtcctccagagagagacgctcttagtAACGGCTCTCCACTCTTGTCAAgacatgaggatcctgaacagaggaaccccctctattacctcaGAATTCAATAATAGAGTGTATGGAAATGGTTCCTCCAAATCAGACGGGCCCTTTTTAGCTCAATATATCAGAGCTGtttcagcaaccaatcagatttcacgtTTCATGTTTCCAGGCCAGTCTAGAAAAGTTCAGAAAGCTAAActctgattagttgctatgggcaacaaggcaacTTTTTTAGTGAGTTAGTTTTGATACATGAGGCCCTGTATTCTTTTACTATTTGCGCCTAATTTAGGGTCATCTGGTGAACTCCTTGACGAACACACACAGAGTCtcataatgaaaaaataaaaatcactgcccCGCCCGCATTCAAATGTTCTATTATTTTCCTGGCATAAGATTTTCGTAATGGGAGCGGTCACTCCAAAATTGGCAgcaaaatgttatgtttttattATACCGTGGAGGCTCCAGACAGGTGGCATGGTGCCCAGAGAACCAGCTCTCGTTAATATTTGAAAGAGCCGCTGCCGCACAACAAGCTCCTGAACACGTGTGGAAAATTACCTCTCTGAGCTGTGATCGACCGCGTTCATGTCATGAGAGGAAACTCTGAACTCGCTGATTCGTATGATCTCGTCAAAGCCAATTTCCACCGAGTAGTAAACATAGACTTTGCCGTTATGTTTAAAATTTGGATGGAAAGCAATTCCTAGAAATCCTCGTTCGTCTCCTTCCCAGGGCGAGGTCAGGACGGCTTTGGAGATATTTAAAAATGGATTTTCCAGTCTGGAGCGGTCAGGGAGGTAGGTCCATACTAGGCCAACCTGCTCCGCCACAAAGAAGCGGTGTGTGCCATCGTTGGCGTGGACCATGGCGACAGGATTCTGGAGACCGTTCGCTACTTCCTCCAGGCAGAGCTGCAGACAGCCCTCTGTGTCAGCCGTCACCAGGCCCAAGTTCTGGTTGAGTTTTGTGTTCACTAACAGACGAGGGAAACAGTAATCGGCGTCGTCTAGAGCCAAGTGGCGGCAGAACTTGGCCACATTCCCTTCCAAGGCCAATAACTCTTTGTCCGACGTCATGTATCTGAAAAGCGATCTGCATTTTTTCCAGACGTCCGCGCAATAATCCTCACAGAGTCCAGCCACGGAGCGCACTGGGGTGCTAGAGTCTTCGGCATCGTATAAGTGAGCGGCGTAAGGAGAGCACTCCTAAAATGGCAGAGAAAAGGGGACAAAATAAGCTGCGCCATTCTTTGCACAGTTGAATTCATAAGATACAGGACAGCATTACTATCACATTCATACAGACATAAGCAATGgtgaaaatataatttgtaaataTAAGTCCTTGAGTTATTACTCggtgtgagttttttttttctttaatatcgTAGTTatgtctgtttctgggaaagctgggtggctacCAATATGACCACCATTAAAGCTCCGAGTCTGGTTTTCCAGGTTCCAGAATGGCAACTCTACCTAGTTATGCTTGTATAAGAGGGAAGGTAATTAAATAACTAGGCAATCTGCctttcaggactctaggaaagatGTGACACCCTGTGTCAGAGATGTAATAGCGGCCATACTGGTTTCTCAAAATAAATATGGTTCCCACTGGGGatacagacttcagtgtagctcgAAGGGATGCAGAGGCAGAAATCTAGGCCCCAATTCACAGTGGCGCGAAGTCACGGGCAGCTATGTGGATGGCCATGGGTGGCTAGGTGGATGGCCGAGGTAAATTTTTTGAACCAGGGTATCCAAGTTAAACGAAAATAGGCACAGGTGCGCTACAAAGGAGCTGAAACACAATATCTATCGGCCCAAATTTAACCAGCGGCTGATCAGGGGGTTCTATCTATACTGGGACTTTACTAGAAGATCCTGGCAGCTACTGTCCCATCAACAATTATATCAAAGTGACACAGTGGTCCGGCCGGACATGCGAGTTTTATGGAGCCGTACGGAGTGCCATAGCGAAAATCAGAAGTAACGTATAGAACTAGACAGGAGGTCTACTGCTCGTACTATACCTCCACCCTGGTCTATTCTTTGGAGAAGCAAAGGGCATTGTGCCCTCGGCCCACTCTCCGATTTGTGAACATCGGGGTGCCCAGTGAAAACGGCTTGTGGGTAAATCCCCAAAAAAATTCTCTGTCCATAGGCCCATTAGGATACATAAACCCTTACTACCTAAACAAATTGAGATTGATGTGGCTCCATTtctggttagggtatgttcacagggctcattttcagccgttttttttgggccgtaaatgcccagaaaaacggctgaaaatacggaagctgaacgcctccaaacatctgcccattgatttcaattggaaaaacgttgttttgttccgacggggcgttttcttACGCGGCAGTTTGAAAAAACAGCGTGTAAAAAAactccctgtaaaaagaagtgcatgtcacttcttgagccgtctttcattgggtcaatagaaaaacagctccaaaaaacgcctcaaaaaaacatttctggtttaaaaaatggctgaaaatcataggctgttttccctcgaaaacagctcagtattttacagccgttttttgtttagcgtgtgaacataaccttggtCTCACCGTTTTTCATATAGAGGTGAATCCCAGTAATGTATAACGCACTGACACCCCTTTACCGGGAATCTTCTAATAAAGGGATTATCGGgtttagaagaagaaaaaaaaaaaactattagggCACTTTGACAGGAAAGTGACTACAAAGAAAACTCTTGCGCTGGGAGGACCTGAcatgtctgtgcattacacaAATAGCTTATGGGTTCTGCGTAATATGCCAttccacctgtggtggcgctgcagggaaaagaAACACTTGCACTTGAACCTTCTCCTGCAGATTATACCTGATCGCAGGGGTCCAAGCAGCTTGAAATGATGGAGACCTATCGTCTGAACATCAATTAACCCATTTATCATTCTCATCTGCTATAAATTTGATTCCAACTCCTTAAGACCTAGAACATAATGTGATCTCCTGAGATGTTCTTCTGAGATTGTGTGATAATCTCTCGCTTGGCAACTATCTCCGGCATCATATGAATCACCCCTCATAATCCTTCACCTGGCACAAGCTTTGACACCATCTGTATACATATAGTTCTGGACTTGTAGATCAGCACTCCATGTCTTACGTTATGTCCACAGGACGTCCTCACCTAGTACAAGACGCGATATCTGCTGATTTTTCCATATTAATGTCTCAAGGGTTCAATTATATTTTCTCCTCTGTTCACATCGATAGCTAAAAATTCAGAATTCTGCGCTTTTCTGTTACCAGAAAGGGAGTTTAGATGACAATTACATCAAAGATGTTAAGTCGCAAGTCTGACAACATGGGAGCGAAGCCgtagtctgtttccaagggcaaccagaagAATTTTAAGCCACTTTGGACATGAAGGAATAAAACCTGATTAGATCTCGATTTACGTACAAAATAAGTATTTGTAATGTTACTCTGCTTTTTATGTTGTGAGCTTGTAAAATGTCTTATGTGGAATTATTGTCAGCCATTATTCATACCACGCAAACGATACCGAATGCTACGAAGATAATCGTAACATGTCAATAAAATATAATTATCCAAAGATTACGTTTATCGGTTCATGCAAACCCGGCCATGCCAATCCTCTGCTAGCTCAGCCCTGGCAAGGACTATAATATAGATCATGTGACATATTCACTACCACATGGCATGGATCGAATATAAATTTCCTGACTACCATCACCTGGCACAGATCACTTGACTCCATGCCGACTATCACCTGGCACAGATCACTTGACTCCATACCCACTATCACAGATCACGTGACTCCATACCCACTATCACCTGGCACAGATCACATGACTCCATACCCACTATCACCTGGCACAGATCACATGTCTTCATACCCACTATCACCTGGCACAGATCACATGATTTCATACCCACTATCCCCTGGCACAGATAATGTCACTCCATACCTACTTACCTGGCACAGATAACGTGACCTATCACCTGGAAAAAATGATGCTACTCCCACCACTGGGAGTGCCATTTAGGTTAGTGAACTCCAACCTGTGGTTATCCAGgttttgcaaaactacaactcccagaattccTTGACGGctgcagggaatgctgggagttgtagttctgcaaacacctggagagccacaggttggagttcACTGGTCTAGGTTATTGGGCGCGTGCTGATGGCAGATGTCATTAGACTGTACTGATGCCCGGGATGGGGGCACTTACCTGGCACAGGATGTCCTGCACATGGGCAGCGCACAGCTCGTAGCCAGCCTCATCTAGGTGCCCCATCACCCGGTAGAAGGTGTCCATGATCTCCCTGTCCCGGGAGAAGTCGCAGCAGCCGAAATCTTTGTACTGGACGCAGAAGGTCAGATCCTGCGGCGGGCGGTAAGGAGGCTTAAAGTCCAGACATTGCGGGTGAGAAAGTCCCCGGTGCAGCAGAGCCGGGAGCAGCAGCCAAGCAGCCCATGCTAGCCCCATCCTGACAGCCCCGACACTGAGACTCAATCCGGTTCATTCAGCTCGTCCCTCCCCAGTGATCTGCAGCAGCTGCACATTGTCCTGTTATGCAATAACACCTCCCCCTGGGCTGAGCTCAGCCTGCACCCCCACCCCCTCTAAATCATCCCCTGCACCCCACCCCCTCCAAATCATCCCCCTGCACCCCATCCCCTCCAAATCATCCCCTGCACCCCATCCCCTCCAAATCATCGCCATTCACCCCCACCCCTCCAAATCATTGCCCTGTACCCCACCCCCTCCAAATCATCCCCCTGCACCCCACCCCCTCCATATCATCCCCCTGCACCCCATCCCCTCCAAATCATCCCCCTGCACCCCCACCCCTCCAAATCATTGCCCTGCACCGCCTCCAAATCATCCCCCTGCACCCCCACCCCCTCTAAATCATCCCCTGCACCCCCACCCCCTCTAAATCATCCCCtgcacccccaccccctacaaATCATCCCCCTGCACCCCATCCCCTCCAAATCATCGCCATGCACCCCACCCCCTCCAAATCATCCCAATGCACCCCCACCCCCTCCAAATTATCCCCCTGCACCCCACCCCCTCCAAATCATTACCCTGCATCCCCACCTCCTCCAAATcaccctccacccccaccataTCATTACCCTGCACCCCCACCATATCATTACCTTGCACCCCCACCCCCTCcaaatcattatcctgcaccctctCCAAATCATTATCCTGCACTCCACCTTCTCCAAATCACCCTGCACTGCCCAATCATCACCCTGCACCCCATCTCCTCCAAATCATCATCCTGCACCCAGCCCTTGTACTGTGCACCCCTCTGACCCACACCTCTGCACTATGCACCTTCAAATCATCACCTTGCACCCCAGGCTATGTACTGTGCGCCCCCTCTACAAGCAATGTGTACCCCACTTCTGCACTTTGCACCTCAAATCACCCCCTGCACTATGCCCCACCACCTTTGCACCTCTAAATCACCCCCTTGCACTGTGTATCCCACTCCCTACACTATAGATCTCAAAATCACCATCCTGTACCCTCTGCCCTTTGTACTGTGTACCCCTACCCCTGTACTGTGCACCTCACCTCCTGCA
This window contains:
- the HHIPL1 gene encoding LOW QUALITY PROTEIN: HHIP-like protein 1 (The sequence of the model RefSeq protein was modified relative to this genomic sequence to represent the inferred CDS: deleted 2 bases in 1 codon), whose translation is MCSCCRSLGRDELNEPLSLSVGAVRMGLAWAAWLLLPALLHRGLSHPQCLDFKPPYRPPQDLTFCVQYKDFGCCDFSRDREIMDTFYRVMGHLDEAGYELCAAHVQDILCQECSPYAAHLYDAEDSSTPVRSVAGLCEDYCADVWKKCRSLFRYMTSDKELLALEGNVAKFCRHLALDDADYCFPRLLVNTKLNQNLGLVTADTEGCLQLCLEEVANGLQNPVAMVHANDGTHRFFVAEQVGLVWTYLPDRSRLENPFLNISKAVLTSPWEGDERGFLGIAFHPNFKHNGKVYVYYSVEIGFDEIIRISEFRVSSHDMNAVDHSSERIILEVEEPASNHNGGEVLFGDDGFLYIFIGDGGMAGDPFGKFGNAQNKSTLLGKVLRIDVNHNNHGPLYRIPPDNPFINDPSARPEVYAYGVRNMWRCSFDRGDPQTKEGKGRLFCGDVGQNKFEEVDIVERGKNYGWRAREGFSCYDKKLCANSSLDDILPIFAYPHKLGKSVTGGYVYRGCEFPNLNGLYIFGDFMSGRLMALKEDQNTGAWQYHEICMGMGQTCMFPGLINNYYQYIISFAEDEAGELYFMSTGIPSATSPTGVVYKIIDTSRRAPPGKCRFHPLPVKTKSATVPFVPKEKLIIKTTPTKRPKVKPTSKPSGRTRVTLQPPANPTADWVEQLLKLMQGQGENKKTPTSTTARPATTRPPKPKKGGKSNERRGNRKKNKAQGGTDSKVSSTELRNGAVRLANSQRSDRGRVEIYVNGEWGTVCDDLWNSKAASVVCRQLGFPYVIKAAKQAEFGAGRHRILLDDVDCTGKEKTLLDCKHQEVGRNNCSHQEDAGVICSHTEYSES